One Castanea sativa cultivar Marrone di Chiusa Pesio chromosome 4, ASM4071231v1 DNA window includes the following coding sequences:
- the LOC142632826 gene encoding uncharacterized protein LOC142632826, translating to MQNDAQVYVKACNKCQRFSNIIRQLVEELTPITAPWPFAQWELDIMGPFPIAARQLKFLIVGIDYFTKWVKAEALAMITEKNVWNFIWKNIVCRYEIPRVLILDNGK from the coding sequence atgcaaaatgacgcccAGGTTTATGTAAAAGCTTGCaacaaatgtcaaaggttcagcaataTCATTAGACAGCTGGTggaagaattgacccccataaccgccccatggccattcgcccagTGGGagttggatatcatgggaccattcccaATAGCAGCAAGGCAGTTGAAGTTTCTCATTgtcggcatcgattacttcaccaaatgggtcaaAGCTGAAGCCTTAGCCATGATCACTGAAAAGAATGTATGGAATTTcatatggaaaaacattgtttGCAGGTACGAAATTCCAAGAGTCTTGATCTTGGACAACGGTAAATAA